A single genomic interval of Lathyrus oleraceus cultivar Zhongwan6 chromosome 7, CAAS_Psat_ZW6_1.0, whole genome shotgun sequence harbors:
- the LOC127103917 gene encoding uncharacterized protein LOC127103917, whose translation MEKTKLGYADKEIFKILAIDNPTDGDLRKPIVEYLQNPMASVDRKTRCWALDLIGEIRPSSSKNPRFGIPETVTTDQGSVFTSRKMQELTKEMGFKLLTSMSYYAQYQQQQQQQTPKKADWEIAIEKLAAYSIQFQEETRTNKKNTTTSIKNLEVQMGQIAQQLASNSQAPGTLPSGTVTNPREHNTVNAVTTRSGKSTEVNDIEKDGLIEVGLEIKETKVQDEEAIPPPVPDKEKAPKPIIKLPYPPRQKKKNQHEKNFEKFLEMFKKLEINIPFSEALEQMPIYAKFMKDIISKKRSTDTEPIILTETCSAALIDLGASVSLMPLSIYKKLAIGSVQDT comes from the exons ATGGAAAAGACAAAGCTAGGATACGCTGATAAAGAAATCTTTAAAATATTGGCAATAGATAACCCGACAGACGGAGATTTGAGGAAACCAATAGTGGAATATTTACAAAATCCAATGGCGTCTGTCGATCGAAAAACCAG ATGCTGGGCTTTGGATTtgattggggaaattcgaccaTCATCATCTAAGAATCCGAG ATTTGGAATCCCAGAGACTGTcacaacagatcaaggatcagTATTTACTAGTAGAAAGATGCAAGAATTAACTAAGGAAATGGGTTTCAAATTGTTAACGTCTATGTCATATTATGCTCAG tatcagcagcaacaacaacaacagacACCTAAGAAGGCagactgggagattgccattgaaaagtTGGCAGCCTACAGTAtacagtttcaagaagaaacaaggACTAATAAAAAAAACACCACAACCTccatcaaaaatcttgaagttcagatgggacagatagcacaacagttagCATCAAACTCTCAAGCCCCTGGAACCTTACCTAGTGGTACGGTAACAAACCCGCGGGAACATAACACTGTTAACGCTGTCACAAcccgaagtggaaagtcaacCGAGGTAAATGATATAGAAAAGGATGGATTAATAGAGGTGGgtttagaaatcaaggaaacaaaaGTCCAAGATGAAGAAGCAATACCACCTCCTGTCCCGGATAAGGAAAAGGCTCCTAAACCCATCATCAAACTTCCTTACCCTCCACGacagaagaagaagaatcaaCATGAGAAGAACTTCGAGAAATTTCTGGAGATGTTCAAGAAACTCGAAATCAATATCCCTTTTTCTGAAGCattggaacaaatgccaatatatgccaagttcatgaaagacataattTCCAAGAAGCGTTCCACTGATACTGAGCCGATCATCCTGACTGAAACATGCAGTGCT gctctgattgacttGGGAGCGAGTGTAAGTTTGATGCCACTATCCATCTACAAGAAATTAGCCATCGGTTCTGTTCAAGATACTTGA